From a region of the Prevotella melaninogenica genome:
- a CDS encoding peptide chain release factor 3 — MNEIERRRTFAIISHPDAGKTTLTEKFLLFGGQIQVAGAVKSNKIRKTATSDWMDIEKQRGISVSTSVMEFDYKDYKVNILDTPGHQDFAEDTYRTLTAVDSAIIVVDSAKGVEAQTRKLMEVCRMRNTPVIIFINKMDREGRDPFEVLDELEEELKISVRPLSWPIGQGQRFKGVYNIYEQQLNLFTPNKQRVTEKIEVDINSNDLDEQVGADFAEQLRNDLELVNGVYPDFDVEAYRRAEVAPVFFGSALNNFGVQELLDCFVEIAPSPRPTKAEERIVEPSEPKFTGFIFKITANIDPNHRSCIAFCKVCSGKFQRNQPYLHIRNGKTMRFSSPTQFMAQRKSTVEEAYPGDIVGLPDSGGVFKIGDTLTEGENIHFRGLPSFSPELFKYIENDDPMKSKQFQKGIEQLMNEGVAQSFVNQFNNRRIVGTVGQLQFEVIQYRLEHEYNAKCRWEPVHLYKACWIEADDEKELENFKKRKYQYMAKDIEGRDVFLADSGYVLNMAQQDFENIRFHFTSEF; from the coding sequence CGCCATAATCTCTCACCCAGATGCTGGTAAGACCACTTTGACCGAGAAATTCCTTCTCTTCGGTGGTCAGATTCAGGTTGCTGGTGCGGTGAAGAGCAATAAGATACGTAAGACAGCTACATCCGACTGGATGGATATTGAGAAGCAGCGTGGTATCTCTGTGTCAACTTCTGTGATGGAGTTTGACTATAAAGATTATAAGGTAAATATCCTTGACACCCCTGGTCACCAAGACTTTGCAGAAGATACTTATCGCACTCTGACGGCTGTTGACTCTGCTATCATCGTTGTTGACTCTGCCAAGGGTGTGGAAGCTCAGACGCGTAAGTTGATGGAGGTGTGTCGTATGCGCAACACACCAGTTATCATCTTTATCAATAAGATGGACCGTGAAGGTCGTGACCCATTCGAGGTTTTAGACGAGTTGGAAGAAGAACTCAAGATTAGTGTACGTCCACTATCATGGCCTATCGGTCAGGGACAGCGCTTCAAAGGTGTGTATAATATCTATGAACAGCAGTTGAACCTCTTCACACCAAACAAACAGCGTGTGACAGAGAAAATTGAAGTAGATATCAATTCTAATGATTTGGACGAGCAAGTAGGTGCCGACTTTGCTGAACAGCTACGCAACGACCTTGAGTTAGTCAATGGTGTTTATCCTGACTTTGATGTTGAAGCTTACCGCCGAGCAGAGGTTGCACCAGTGTTCTTCGGATCTGCATTGAATAACTTTGGCGTTCAAGAGTTGCTCGATTGTTTCGTTGAAATAGCACCAAGCCCACGTCCAACCAAGGCAGAAGAGCGTATAGTTGAACCAAGTGAACCAAAGTTCACAGGCTTCATTTTCAAGATTACAGCCAATATCGACCCTAACCATCGTAGTTGTATCGCTTTCTGTAAGGTATGCTCTGGTAAGTTCCAACGTAACCAACCTTACCTCCACATTCGTAATGGAAAGACGATGCGCTTCTCCTCTCCTACTCAGTTCATGGCACAACGCAAGAGTACAGTAGAAGAGGCTTACCCTGGTGACATCGTTGGTCTGCCAGATAGCGGTGGTGTATTTAAGATTGGTGACACACTAACTGAGGGAGAAAACATCCACTTCCGTGGTCTACCAAGCTTCTCACCAGAACTATTCAAATACATTGAGAACGATGACCCTATGAAGTCTAAGCAGTTCCAAAAAGGTATAGAGCAGTTGATGAATGAAGGTGTTGCACAGTCATTTGTAAACCAATTCAACAACCGTCGTATCGTGGGAACCGTTGGACAACTTCAGTTTGAGGTTATCCAGTATCGATTGGAGCATGAGTATAATGCCAAGTGTCGTTGGGAGCCTGTACACCTCTATAAAGCTTGTTGGATTGAGGCTGACGACGAGAAAGAGTTAGAGAACTTCAAGAAGCGTAAATACCAGTATATGGCTAAGGATATTGAGGGACGTGACGTCTTCCTCGCTGATTCAGGTTATGTGCTTAACATGGCACAGCAAGACTTCGAGAATATCCGTTTCCACTTTACAAGTGAATTCTAA